TGATCCGCCACCTGGTGCTCTTCAAGCTCAACGAGGGCGTCGAGCGCGACGACCCGCGGGTCGTGAAGGGCGTCGAAGCCTTCCGCGCGCTCGGCGACAAGATCCCGGAGCTCCGCTTCTGGGAGCTCGGCTGGAACGTCAGCGACCGTCCCATCGCCTACGACTTCGCCATCA
The Streptomyces tuirus genome window above contains:
- a CDS encoding Dabb family protein; translation: MIRHLVLFKLNEGVERDDPRVVKGVEAFRALGDKIPELRFWELGWNVSDRPIAYDFAINSACDDADALRRYVEHPDHQAGVALWREFATWVIADYEF